The genome window TTGGGCGGATAAATTTTTTAAAAATTGCAATTTTTTCTGGGAAGAATCCAGTAAACTTAATTTTACATCTGGATAAATTATTTTTAAAGGGATCCCAGGAAAACCTGCCCCCGTTCCGACGTCACAAATTTTCATTTCAGGCCGAAATACGGTTGACCCCCACTGTAAAGCTGGGATAATAGAGTCATAAAAATGCTTCAAATAAGCTTCTTTTTGATCAGTTATCCGCGTTAAATTATATTTTTGATTTGTCTCAATCAACTCTTGATAGTAAAAAGAAAATTGCTGCATTGCAGCTTGTACATCAAGTCCTGGCATCTGTTTAAGAATTGTTTCTAGTTCATCTGGATCCAATTTTTCCCTCTTTGTGAAACTATTGTTTTACAACTACTTTAGCGAAAGAAATCAAACTGGTCAATAACTAGATTAAAGGAGAACGATGATAAATAAAAAAGAAATTCGCCAAATTCAAATCTCTAAATTACAAAATCTCCCTGCAGACGAGCGAATTACTCAGGCAACTCAAATTTTTGCTAATTTCAAAAACACGAAAAATTTTCAGCAAGCTAAAAACATCGCAATGTTTTGGAGTACTGAACTTGAATTGCCGACTCATGAATTTATAAATGAAATTAAAACGCACAAGCACGTTTATCTACCCGTTGTTGCCCCTCAGCACCAATTAATTTTTCGAAAATTTGTTTCGGAAGCTACCATGCAAACTAATCGGGGAATCGATGAGCCAACCCCAGATTCCCCTACAATTTCGCCTAATGATTTAGATTTAATTGTTGTTCCTGGATTAATCTTCTCCCGCACAAAATATCGAATCGGCTTTGGCGGAGGTTATTACGACCGTTTTTTAGCGAAATATGATAATTTCTCCACAGCTCTTTCTTTCAAAGAACAATTTGTTTCTGATCCGACTTGGGAAATTGACTCATTTGATCGACCCGTAAAACAATTAATTACCCCGAACGCTATTTACTAAGGAAAGGTACCTAATGTCTAAACTAATTCTTATCCGCCACGGAGAAAGCACCTCAAATCGCGACAATATTTTTACCGGCTGGAACGATGTTCTGCTAACCGAAAAAGGAATTGCGCAGGCAATTTCTGCCGGACAGAAGATCAAAAATAGTCAGATTCAATTTAGTGAAATCCATACATCTGTTCTCGCGCGGGCAATTCAAACCGCCAATATAATTGCCGATACGATTGACCAAAGTTATTTGCCGCTTTATAAAAGCTGGCGCTTAAATGAACGTCACTATGGCGCACTGAAAGGAATTAATAAAGATCGTGCACGGGAAATTTATGGCGCAAATCAAGTTGCTTTATGGCGGCGTAATTTTGCTGCGACACCTCCACTTTTAACCAATCCTGACTTTGATCGAAGATACCAAAACGTTCCAAAAGATAGTTTGCCGCTTGGCGAGAGCCTTGCTACTTCCTTAACACGCGTATTAGTCTACTATGAAGACATAATTGCCCCAAAATTAAGAACTAATCAAGATTTGCTGTTAGTTGCTCACGGTTCGACAATTCGCGTTTTAATCAAAAATTTTGATCAAATTAGCGGCTCTGAACTAGATGGAGTTAAAGTTGCCAACGGATCTCCGATTGTTTACGAGTTTGATCATGCTTTGAATGTCACGAAGAAGTTCTCACTTTAAAAAATTGAAAAAATAAACGCTGATGAAATATTTTGTCTCTCATCAGCGTTTTTATTTACGTATAACCAATCATCATAGTCCCGCCACGTCCGTCAAAGTAAAAGTTATCTTCGACTGATATTTCCCGCTTGCTGGAACAAGGCGCGGATTTAGCTTGATCTTCAAATTCCATGGCAAGCTCCAATTGTCTTGAAACAATAGCCCAGGAACTTGTTGTTCGCCCAGCACGGTTGGAGTTGCACTTAGAGGATGATCACCCGCAGTGTCTGTATAGATCAAAGGATCTGAGGCAATTACTAGCCCGCTATTATTCTTGAATCTTGTTGCCTCCGCTTCCAAGTGCCACTTCTTGTGCTTACGGATATTTCTCGTATCAGTAACCTCAACATTTTGATTTGCACTTGTAGCGATAAATTCTGAAGATTTCAGCTCGTGTCTACCAAACTCAATTGAACTTGGAACCGTCATCGTACACCGTCCTGTCTGATCCCAAACGTAAGTTCTCACTGTCGTACTCGTTTGTGAATCGCTGATGATCTGAGCAGCAATTCTTACTGCCCCTTTAGCGTCATGATCGCTTCCTGTACCGACTTCCCGCCACTGAGGATCAGTACAATAATACGTCTCGCCCCCATCACTAATTTGATCCTGAATATTAGGATTTGGTAGACCTGTCGTGGCTGAGAGCTTTGTTTCGGCTCCAAGCGTTAGCTTCCACAATCTATTAGTTCCACTCAACATTTGATCAGTGCTGGCACCATTCTTTACTTTGAAGTTAGTCAGATCAAGCGTTTTAAGGTTATTACAATTCTGAAAGATCGAACTATAATCAGTCACATTGCTGGTATCGATAGCTGTCAACCCATCAATAGAAGTCGCTGAACTTAAATCAGCAAACAGATTCTTTAAAGATCCCGTTGCTGTAACGCCTGGCTTCATTACAACTTTAGTGATTTCACTTGCCCGATTGTGCCACGGCCACATTAAGTTAGTGTTATCTACTGCTCCATTTAGTTCATGAGGAAATATTGTGAGAGCTTTAGTAGTTGGATCAATTGACCACCACAAATAATCACTCAAACTTATAGTCTTTACATCCGACACGTTATTGGCATTATCGACTGCTACAATATGAAGATATTTTCCTGCACCATCAGCGCGATCAATATTTAATGACGCTTGATCATCACTCGATGAATTAGGATTAAGATTAATGTTAGTGACCTCACCCGTTACAGAATTTTTATTTATCGATGGCATACCCAAAGGATCATCATCTATCTGGTAAACATAACCTTTTAAACCACTTTTTAATAACACCTTAACCAAATCGGAAATTTTAGTTGTAAGAAGAGTTTTAGCTTTCACTCGATAAAGATACTCAACTCCATTGTCACTTGTATTAATATTTAAATTAAGTCGATCGCTATCTTGTGATACAAAACCTATTTCAGGTATATCAGGGGCAGCATCATCTTTTACCGTCCGGTCAACCCCTTTAGTCGTTGTATTTAAGGTACTTGTATGATAAGTCATATTAGCAATAATTTTAGCTTCATCAGGCGTACATGCACCTGTCGTATGACCTGTTTGGATCATCGCGTAATTATTTTTGCTTACTAAATACCAATTATCGTCACCAATGATGTTTCCATTCTGGTCATAGGCATAATGAGTAGTTCCAGAGTTAGGGAAAGTCACCGTTCCAGGAGAAAACTGCATCCAGCGAGTAGCACCGCTTGTGTAATCAAAATATTGCATAACGCTGTGAGCTGGGCTTATTTTATAAATTTTAGTTGGGTCTAATTCATAAGGGTATTGATTCAACAAACCAACGGTTGAAAATGATACTCTATTTGTTCCCATAGCATGGTCAGCAATTGCAATGTCTGTTGTAGATCCACCATTAGCTAAAACTTCATTTCGAAGTTGTAAGCCTATTTTATTTGCAAATTTATTAAAATAAGGGTGTGCTGGATTGGGTTCACAAACTAAGGTATCATGACCAAAAATTAATGATCTTCCACTCCTGCCAAAAGCCTCAACTTTTAACTGAGAGTCAGCGGTCAAATCAGTAATTACCGGCTGCCCGCCACCATTACTATCGGCAGAACCAAAATAAATCCCATCAAAAGCATATTTACCTGTGCCATCTTTCATATATCCATCAGGATTTTTGTTAAATTCTGCCAAAGAAACGGGAGTGACATCAATTAGCCCCATTGATACTGGCTGTCCAGTATTCGGATCTATTTGATTAAACCAAGTTTTAAGAAAATTACCATTTGGCGGGTAAACATTTAATATTTTTATGTGTTTACCATAATTTGTAGGCGGGACCACCCAAGTATAGCCATCAGTCGTTCGCTCAACAATGTATCCATCGTCAACATCAGATACTGCATCCCAAGATAAGGAAACATAACCATTATTACCCGAAAAGTTACTCTCTGCGCTAAGACGGAAAACTCCATTATTTACAACAGTGGAGGATTCACGAGGACGAAGCAAGCTATTTCCAAAGGAGTCAGCTAAATGCCCCCCCCTGAAATCGTTTACACCTACAACATTATCCGGAAATTCAGCTCCGCGGCTGCTTGTTTTATTATTTAAAGCAAATCCAAAAGTCCAAACACTAAGTAAACCTACTAACAAATATCCAATTCTTTTTAATCGTTTCATGATCACCTTATCCTATGAAATTAAGCAACTTTTGTTTCTTTCAGTATATCAGATTATCATTCAGATTATATTTGAAAATCGAAAAAAATTATACACAGATAATCAAAAATCCCCCTGAAATTAACGATTAAATCGTTTTTCAGAGGGATTAATTTTAAAACAATTATTTAAGAGTTACAGTTGCGCCAACTTCTTCTAATTGTTCCTTAATCTTGTTAGCTTCTTCTTCAGTTGCGCCTTCTTTAACGATTGAAGGAGCACCATCAACAAGACCTTTAGATTCTTTCAAGCCTTGGCCTGTGATTTCGCGAACAGCCTTGATAACTTTAACTTTTTCTTGGCCTGCTTCTGTTAACTCAACATCAAATGAGTCCTTAGCAGCACCGTCGCCGCCGCCAGCACCACCAGCTGCAGCTACAGGAGCTGCGGCAGTTACGCCAAATTCTTCTTCAATACTCTTAACTAAATCATTTAATTCAAGGATTGATGCACCCTTGAGTTGTTCAATAATTCCTGCTACATCTAAAGCCATTATTATAATTCCTCCGTTAATTTTTATTTATTCTGCGCTAGGAGTCTCTGCTCCTGCATCTTCACCGTTAGCTGCTTTTTGTTCAGAAACAGCTTTAACAGCATATGCAACATTGCGAACTGGTGCCTGTAATACAGAAAGTAACATCGAAAGAAGTCCCTCTCTGCTTGGCATCGTTGCTAGTTGGTTAATTTCTTCAATGGAAGAAACTTTACCATCGATATAACCGCCCTTAATTTCTAAGGCTTCAGCAGTTTTTGCAAAATTAGCTAAAACTTTTGCTGGTGCGATAATATCTTCATTTGAGAAGGCTACAGCCGTTGGACCCTTGAAAAGATCATCGATACCTTCATAACCAGTCTCATCAGCGGCTCTTTTCAAGTAAGTATTCTTGATTACTTCATAGTGAACGTCAGCTTTTCTTAGTTCCGTACGAAGCTGAGTATCTTGTTCAACCGTTAAGCCACGATAATCAACGACAATAACTGCCTTTGCAGCTTTAAACTGTTCAACGACTTGGGAAATAGCTTTTCCCTTTTTCTCTAAAATCGCTTCACTCGCCAAATGTATTTCCTCCTTTTTTTATTTTGGTAATTATCTGCAAAAAAAGTGAAGCCGAAGCTCCACTTATTTTAATAAATCGAACTTCCTCGGCAGGGTATTAAGGCTAACGCCACCTGAGTCTTCGGCAGAAAAATCACTCTCATTTATTGTAACTTATTTTTTTGAATTAACAAGTTTTAAATTGTTGAAGCATCAACCTTAATGCCAGGGCCCATTGTTGAATGAACTGAAACACTCTTCATGTAAATTCCTTTAGCAGAAGAAGGTTTTGCTCTTAAAATTGCTTCATTAAGTGCTTTAAAGTTTTCACTTAACTTATCAGCATCGAATGAAACTTTACCAATTGGTACAGAAATAATTCCTTGACGATCAACACGATAGTTAACCTGACCAGCTTTAACATTTTCGACAGCTTTTTTAACATCAGCTGTAACTGTGCCAGTCTTAGGGTTAGGCATCAAACCGCGAGGTCCTAAAATCTTACCTAACTGACCAACTTTAGCCATCATTTGCGGTGTTGCAACAACAACATCAAAATCCATGTAGCCGTCTTTAACTTTTTGAAGTAAATCATCATCACCGACTTCATCAGCACCAGCTGCTTCTGCTTCACGAGCTTGATCTCCTGTTGCAAAAACAATTACTTTCTTAGTTTTACCAGTACCATTTGGTAATACTAGTGCACCTCTGATATTTTGATCAGCTTGCTTTGGATCTACTGAAAGATTGTATGCAACCTGAACTGATGAATCAAATTTTGTGTAAGATGTTTCTTTTACTAATTTAATTGCTTCTTCAGCAGTGTAAGTTTTACCTTTTTCAATGCTTTCTAAAGCCTTTTTGTAATTCTTTCCTCTTTTTGCCATTATATCCTCCTTGCTGTGGTTAAACGAGTATTAACTCTTCCACTTGCCTGCCTTTTAGTCTTCAACCGTAATTCCCATTGAACGGGCAGTACCTTCGACCATGCGCATAGCTGCTTCAATATCAGCTGCGTTTAAGTCTTGCATTTTGGTTTCGGCAATTTGTTTAACTTGGTCACGTTTAACTGTTGCCACTTTGTTGGTATTTGGTTCACCAGAGCCCTTTTCAATCTTAGCTGCCTTCTTTAAAAGAATAGCAGCAGGTGGTGTCTTAGTGATGAAATCAAAAGAACGATCTTCATAAACTGTAATCACAACTGGAATGATCATTCCAGCCTGATCAGCCGTCCGAGCGTTAAAATCTTTTGTAAATCCAACAATATTAACTCCGGCTTGACCCAAAGCAGGTCCAACTGGAGGAGCAGGTGTAGCTTTACCTGCTGGTATTTGCAATTTAACTACGTTTGCAACTTTTTTTGCCACGGTAATTACCTCCTTATCCGTGTGTGGTTTAATGATCAGAAGATTTGATCTCCCACTGTATGAAAACATACAGTTTAAATGATAACACACCTCTTAGATACTTCAAGTTAATTTAAGCGGCAAAATTTCTTCATTCAAAATTTTCAGCTGATATTTCCCACTGAATCGATTAGTTAGTTGCTCCGAAAATCCTGCAGTTTCAGTTTTTTTCAGTTGAATTTTAACGGTAACTACCTCTGAGTACTCCTCATCTAGGGTAACAATCTCAGCTTGATTCAAAAAATACTTAAGTGCGTCATGATCACTATATTCAACTTTAATTTCAGCGACTACGAAATAATCGTAAACTGCAAGTTCAGCGTTAGAAAGTGCCTCTGTTACACCTTTGCCATAAGCTCTAATTAAGCCGCCTGCTCCCAACTTGATTCCGCCAAAATAGCGCGTAACCGTCGCCAAAATATTAGTCAGTTCGTTTTTCTGTAAAGCATTTAGAATTGGGGCTCCAGCGGTGCCTTGCGGTTCACCGTTATCAGAGGACTTCATCTTTTCAATTTCTTCATTAAGAATATAAGCGTACGCAACATGAGTTGCTTCCCGATTTTCAATCTGAACTATCTTTAAAGCGTCCCCTACTTCCGATTCATTACTAACAAAAAAGAGGTCGCCAATAAAGCGGGACTTCTTAATAGTAAACTCACCACTTGCTCGTTTGGTCGCTAAACTTTTATAAGGAATTTTTTGCATTCTTCTGTCTCAAACGAATCTCCCGAAAGAACTTTTTCATGATCTCTTGACACTCTGTTTCTAAGACGTTGCCCTCATAAGTGACATGATGATTGAATTTCGGATTATCTAAAATTCGCTCTAAACTTACTACCGCTCCCGCTTTTGGGTCAAGAGCGCCAAAAACTACCCGCTTAATCCGGCTATTAATTAAAGCCCCCGCACACATCGGACATGGCTCAATTGTGACAAAAAGTTCACAGTCAATCAAACGCCAATATCCAATTTTCTTGCAAGCATTGCTGATTGCAATCATTTCAGCGTGGTGAAGTGCATTTTCATTAATCTCTCTTTGGTTATAACCGCGCCCGATCACTTTGCCATTTAAGACAACGACGGCACCGATGGGCACTTCAGCTTGACTGCGAGCAATCTCTGCTTGCTCCAAAGCTTTTCGCATCCAAAATTCATCCTGCATGCTGTGACCTTAAAATATAGTAACCTTTATTACGTTTTAAAATTTCGCAGTTACCAAAAACTTCCGCCATTTTCTCCTTAATTGTTGGCTCACCTTGTTTGCGCTGAACGACCAAAATTAACTGACCACTCGGCTGAAGATGCTTAAAACTATCCTCAATCAGTTGATTAATTACTGATTTACCTGCTCGAATCGGCGGATTGGTTAAAATTAAATCAAAATTGTCAGTAATTTCCGTAAATAAATCTGACTTGACCAAGTTAATTCGATCTTGACCGTTGGTAGAAAAATTTTTCTTCGCAAGCCCGATTGCCCGTTCATTGACCTCGCTTGCAGTAACCTCTGCTTGTGGATAATTAGTTGCTGCAAAAAGCGCAATCGGTCCATATCCAGTTCCTAAATCTAAAACCGAATTTGGTGCTAGATTTAATTTATCAACTGTATCGATCAAAGTCCTAGTTCCAAAATCTACGTATTTTTTGGAGAAAACTCCATTATTTGAATAAAATTGATAGTTTATCCCTGCTAACTCACACTTAAACGTTGTCTCATCATCTTTAGAAGTGGGAGTTTCATCAAAATATTGTTCGTTTTTCATAACTACATTTTACCAAAAATTTCATCCTAAACTTCTGAAAGCGTTTTGTTTTTTGAATTTTGTAGTAAAATTAAGATGTTAATTATACGATGGAGGAAACATATTTATGAAAGTAGCAGTAATTGGATGTACTCACGCGGGAACATTTTCCGCCCAAGAAATTTTGACGCAACACCCCGACGCACAAGTGACAGTTTATGAAAGAAACGACAATCTATCATTTCTGTCATGCGGCATCGCTCTTTGGGTCGGCAACAATGTCTCTGATCCGAAAAAGATGTTCTATTCAAGCCCAGAAGCTCTAACCAAACTCGGAGCTACAATGAAGATGGAGCACGACGTAACTGATGTTGATCTTGATCAAAAAACTGTTACCGCTACAAATTTAAAAACGGGCGAAACCAAAACCGAAGCTTTTGATAAAATCGTCATTACAACTGGTTCAAAACCCGTAGTTCCAAACTTGCCAGGAATTCATGGCGACAAAGTTTACCAATGTAAGAATTGGAACGACGCTAACCGAATTAAAGAAGCTTCCGAAAAAATTTCCAGTGCAGTTGTAATCGGTGCTGGTTACATTGGAGCTGAAATCGCTGAACAGCTGTCTTTAATCAACAAAGAAGTTACTTTGATTGACGGTTTAGATCGGGTTTTGGCTAATAACTTTGACCAAAAAGTTACTGACCGAATTGAAGATGAATACCGTAATCACGGCGTTAAATTAGCTCTTGGCGAAATGGTGAAAAGTTTTAATGAAGAAAACGATCAAGTAACCGTCGAAACTGACAAAGGCTCCTACACTGCAGATATTGCTGTCCTTGCGATTGGCTTCTTGCCAAGGACTGACCTATTTACTGATAAGCTCGACATGCTGCCAAATGGCGCCATCATTACTAACGAGTACATGGAAACCAGCAAAAAAGACGTCTTTGCCGCTGGTGATGCTAGTTCTGTATTTTATAATCCAACTGGCAAGGCCGACTACATTCCTTTAGCAACTAATGCCGTTCGCCAGGGAATTCTCGTCGGAAATAACATTGAAAAACCCACCGTTAAATACCTCGGAACACAAGCAACGTCCGCGGTTGAACTTTACGGATATGCTTTAGCTGCTAGTGGGTTAAATGCAATGGGCGCCAAAAAACGAGGAGTCGAAATTGAAGAAGTTTCAATTGAGCCAGATTATCGACCTGACTTTATGCCGACGACAACCAAGGTTCTTTGTACCTTGGTATGGGATCCTACTAACCGCCAAGTTCTAGGAGGGTCATTTATGGCAAAACACGATATTTCTCAAGCAGCCAACGTCATTTCCCTTGCGATTCAAAGTAAAATGACAATTGATGATTTGGCAATGGTTGACTTTTTCTTCCAGCCAAACTTTGATCAGCCAATCAACTATATTGGAGCAGTTGCAAGCGCGGCTTGTGCAAAATCGAGTAGCAAATAGCTAGGCTATCAACTACATGAACGAGTATGGCTAAGAAAAGCAAAAAATTGAATTCTAAGAATTATTATCGTTGAATAACGATCCATCTAACACAAAGATAGAGAAACTTGCGATTGGCAATTTTAATTTTTTGCGTCTGAATCCGCTAATTATTTTTACAAAAATGACGTTGCAAATACCCTTAGCAGGATGACAATCCTAGAGAATATCTTCCTTTTTTTGCAATTCAAGTTATCGAAATTTTCTGATGAACAAGATCAATTAATCAGTATTTTTAAAGGCTCATAAGCGACCCTCGACGGAGGATTAGAAAAAGCGTAACGATTGCTTTTCAGATAATTGGTGAAGACGATTTTAGAGTATTAGAAAATGTCAACAATTGGATCAGCCTATATTAGTTCTCAAGAAAGAACATCTGAAGAATTCAAAGCCCTAAAAAAAGGTTTCTGTTTCTTAATAAATACTCCCAAAAAGAAGATCAAGTTGTTATAAGTATAAAAATCAAATTTGGTCAAAGCCAGATAAAAGACCTGTGAACTTTCACCGCCTAGATATCGCACCATAAAAAAATAAAAACTGCAATCAAGAATTGTGGTTTTTATTTTGGTTTCGTTCGATGTTCTCGCAGAAAATTCAGGTTTTTATTATTTTTTTTCGAAATTAGAGCGACATTGCAACTTTTAAAAGTTATTATATGATTAACGTAAACTAGAGGTGAAAAACATGGATAATTTTGAAAACAATAATAACTTTCCAAATAATGTTCCAAAAAGACAAAATGATATCCCAATGAACCAACAAGATGATTCTCAAAACGAGATTCAAGTTCCAATGGAAGAAAAGAAAAAAAAGCCATTTTACAAAAAATGGTGGATTTGGCTTATTATCGTACTCGTAATTGCAGCAATTGTAACGGTTACGTTTTTGATGCTCTATAACAAAAAAGATAGCTCAGAAATGTCCACACAAAAAAACAATTCGTCCGTTTCTTCTTCCGTTAAAATGAAAAACAAGAGCAAGAAAGATCGTGAAAACAAAAAAAACTCATCATCTGGAGCCAACACCCAACCAAATTCCAGCGCGGCATCCGGCAATAAATCTACTAGTAACGCAGCTGTTGGCAAGACTGGCAGTGCCTTAGAAGTGTTTAACAGTATTTTGATTGGTGACACTGCTACTAACGGTAATGGTGGAGTCTCAGAGGCCGAATTGCAAGCAAAACTGGGTAATCCTCAGAAGACTGAAGAACTGACTTACGAAGGAAAAAGTGCTAAGAAAGAGACTTGGGGCTCAGTTGTCGGACTCACTCAGGGAAGCGGTACGATGGTAATCTTGGTCCAAGACGGCGATGCTTATCGAGCAGTTTCTAAAACGAGTGTTGGAATTTCTGGCGATCCAAAGAAGGCTGAATTTACTTTAGATCAATACAATCAACTACAAATTGCTAATTTAAGCTCTGAACAAGCGGTTCAAACCTTAGGGCAACCTAACGCAATGACAACTTCACTGATAAACGGCACTAATTTTACTTCTTATACTTGGAATACCAGCGTAAAAGGCGAAAAAGATGCATTTTTCACAATCGCATTTACTAATAACATCGCAACTACTAAGGACCAACAAGGTCTAAAATAGCTCCTAAACAATCAGCTAAATAATTTCACTTTCTTAGATTTACAATATTATCAAAAATCAAATTAGGAGCACAAATGTTATACGAAGCATGTATTGAAAATTTATCAGATTTAAACGAAGTGATCAGCCGCGGTGCAAAAAGAATTGAACTTTGTGACAATCTAGCTGTTGGTGGGACAACTGTTAGCCACGGAGTGATGAAATACGCTCTCTCCATTGCACACGAACGACAGGTCAGCGTCGCTACAATCATTCGTCCCCGAGGTGGCGATTTTGTATATAACGATATTGAAATTAATGCAATGGAAGACGACATCTTCCAAGCTCAGCAACTAGGAGCCGATGCCGTAGTCTTCGGGACTTTGACTGCTGAAGGCAAAATCGATTATCCTACCATGGAACAATTAATCGCCGCTGCGAGTGGAATGGAATGCGTGATGCATATGGCTTTTGATCACATCGCAGGTGATAAAATTGCTGCAATCACTGAGCTAAAAGAACTCGGGATTGACCGAATCCTTACCCATGGTGGTCTCACGTCTACTAAGATCGAAGATAATCTAAGCCAAATTCAAAGCTATATCTTGGCTGCCAACGGAGAAATTCAAATTCTACCAGGTGGCGGAATTACTACTCTCAATCGCGACCTAGTCGCTGAGAAAACTAATGCTAATCAACTACATGGGACAAAAATTGTCTAACAAATCATTTAAATCACGCGGTAATGGGGCCGAAATCGTGATTTTTTTTTGCGTAAAAGGATGAGTGAACTCTAGTCTTTGACAATGAAGCGCCTGCCGATCAATAAGTAAACGATCCCCGCCGTAAAGTTCATCGCCATAAATCGGATGCTCAATCGCACTCAAGTGCGCTCGAATTTGGTGTGTTCTCCCAGTAAATAATCGGACGTTTAAAGCCGTTGCCTCTTGGTAATTCTGAGCCACTTTCACCAAAGTAATTGAGCTTTTACCTTGATCACTAATTACTCGCCGTAAGAAGAACTCCGGTGAACGACCTAGTGGCAACATCAATAAAAGATCTTGTTCAATTTGTCCCTTCACCACGGCAAAATATTCCTTGTCAACCCCGTGACCCGATTTATCTTTAAAAAATAGACTATGTGAGAGTGAATTTTTCGCAAACAAAATTACTCCGCTTGTATCACTATCAAGCCGAGTGATTAAGTGAATCGGAAAATCCTCCCCTGTCGTTTCATAAAGATAGTTTTTTACGCGACTTGCCACGTTATCGAGATCATCTCCTCTTTTAGGAATGGACGGCAAAAACGGCGGTTTATTGACCGCCAGGAAATAATTGTCTTCATAAATTACCTCGATCGGTTTAGCAATTCGCACAATATTACTTGAACTTGCCAAATCAGGAATTGTAATCGTGAGCTGGTCATTAATCTGGAGGCGATAATCACTTCTTTGCGATAAACCATTAACCACAATCTCACCGCCTTGATACTTAATTCTCTTTAAAATGCGACGTGAAATCCCCTGACTTCGTAAATATTTCGAAATTTTTTCGCCCTGCGATTTTTCTTCAATTAGATAATTTAATTTCATTTTCCAAAAAAACTCAACATCTGAGTTGAGTTCCTAATCATATTTTTTCTTCGGATAAATAAAGGAATTACCGACCCGATCCCAAAAGTGCATATGCCGGTATTTCACAAAATGAATCCTCTCTTTAGCAATTTGATACTTTAGACGAGTTACCCCAGTATCATGTAAGATCAAATTATCGACCGAAAGGTCAACGTCGGTGGGATCTAATAACTCGACTTCTACCCACTCGTCAGGCGAAATAACCATTGGTGAGCCAAGCGTTCGAAAAATACTATTATTCAAAGAAGCTATCTCAGTTACCTGCAAAGCTTTAACCGTGGGGTGAATAACTGCTCCACCTAAAGACTTATTATAAGCTGTTGAACCTGTAGGAGTCGAGATAGAAAGCCCATCGCCACGAAATTTTTCAAAGAAATCACCCTTAATCAAAACGTTACAAGTAAAAGTTGAAACCACTCGCCTTACTGTCGACTCATTTAAAGCATGATCGATCAAAAAAGGTTCCAGCGAATCCCCTTTGTAAGCCTCAACCCTTAAAATTGGATAACTGACATCTGCACATTGAGATTCACTCAAGGAATCAACCAATTCATCAAGTTCAAACTCCCGATAATCGGTGTAAAATCCTAAATGTCCGGTATGAACACCAATGAAACGTACTCGTTCAATTCGTGGCAAGTAA of Xylocopilactobacillus apicola contains these proteins:
- a CDS encoding copper homeostasis protein CutC produces the protein MLYEACIENLSDLNEVISRGAKRIELCDNLAVGGTTVSHGVMKYALSIAHERQVSVATIIRPRGGDFVYNDIEINAMEDDIFQAQQLGADAVVFGTLTAEGKIDYPTMEQLIAAASGMECVMHMAFDHIAGDKIAAITELKELGIDRILTHGGLTSTKIEDNLSQIQSYILAANGEIQILPGGGITTLNRDLVAEKTNANQLHGTKIV
- a CDS encoding NAD kinase; this encodes MKVAIFSNTQPATILVVEKLKQLLKEKNITVVEAESDPEIVISVGGDGTMLSAFRHYLPRIERVRFIGVHTGHLGFYTDYREFELDELVDSLSESQCADVSYPILRVEAYKGDSLEPFLIDHALNESTVRRVVSTFTCNVLIKGDFFEKFRGDGLSISTPTGSTAYNKSLGGAVIHPTVKALQVTEIASLNNSIFRTLGSPMVISPDEWVEVELLDPTDVDLSVDNLILHDTGVTRLKYQIAKERIHFVKYRHMHFWDRVGNSFIYPKKKYD
- a CDS encoding FAD-dependent oxidoreductase gives rise to the protein MKVAVIGCTHAGTFSAQEILTQHPDAQVTVYERNDNLSFLSCGIALWVGNNVSDPKKMFYSSPEALTKLGATMKMEHDVTDVDLDQKTVTATNLKTGETKTEAFDKIVITTGSKPVVPNLPGIHGDKVYQCKNWNDANRIKEASEKISSAVVIGAGYIGAEIAEQLSLINKEVTLIDGLDRVLANNFDQKVTDRIEDEYRNHGVKLALGEMVKSFNEENDQVTVETDKGSYTADIAVLAIGFLPRTDLFTDKLDMLPNGAIITNEYMETSKKDVFAAGDASSVFYNPTGKADYIPLATNAVRQGILVGNNIEKPTVKYLGTQATSAVELYGYALAASGLNAMGAKKRGVEIEEVSIEPDYRPDFMPTTTKVLCTLVWDPTNRQVLGGSFMAKHDISQAANVISLAIQSKMTIDDLAMVDFFFQPNFDQPINYIGAVASAACAKSSSK
- a CDS encoding RluA family pseudouridine synthase — protein: MKLNYLIEEKSQGEKISKYLRSQGISRRILKRIKYQGGEIVVNGLSQRSDYRLQINDQLTITIPDLASSSNIVRIAKPIEVIYEDNYFLAVNKPPFLPSIPKRGDDLDNVASRVKNYLYETTGEDFPIHLITRLDSDTSGVILFAKNSLSHSLFFKDKSGHGVDKEYFAVVKGQIEQDLLLMLPLGRSPEFFLRRVISDQGKSSITLVKVAQNYQEATALNVRLFTGRTHQIRAHLSAIEHPIYGDELYGGDRLLIDRQALHCQRLEFTHPFTQKKITISAPLPRDLNDLLDNFCPM
- a CDS encoding DUF3862 domain-containing protein, with the translated sequence MDNFENNNNFPNNVPKRQNDIPMNQQDDSQNEIQVPMEEKKKKPFYKKWWIWLIIVLVIAAIVTVTFLMLYNKKDSSEMSTQKNNSSVSSSVKMKNKSKKDRENKKNSSSGANTQPNSSAASGNKSTSNAAVGKTGSALEVFNSILIGDTATNGNGGVSEAELQAKLGNPQKTEELTYEGKSAKKETWGSVVGLTQGSGTMVILVQDGDAYRAVSKTSVGISGDPKKAEFTLDQYNQLQIANLSSEQAVQTLGQPNAMTTSLINGTNFTSYTWNTSVKGEKDAFFTIAFTNNIATTKDQQGLK